In Atribacterota bacterium, the following proteins share a genomic window:
- the fabZ gene encoding 3-hydroxyacyl-ACP dehydratase FabZ, protein MELNVQEIQNILPHRFPFLLVDRVYMTQEGMVTGIKNVTINEWFFQGHYPGRPIMPGVLILESMAQVGATMMMNMEKFRDCVPYFASVNKVRFRKPVQPGDQLVMEVTLLKMKGGVGKLKGVAKVDGMVVAEGEIGFSLVRKEAKGDIN, encoded by the coding sequence ATGGAATTAAATGTTCAGGAAATTCAGAATATATTGCCCCACCGTTTCCCCTTTCTTCTGGTAGACAGGGTATACATGACCCAGGAAGGAATGGTAACGGGAATCAAAAATGTCACCATCAATGAGTGGTTTTTCCAGGGACATTATCCGGGTAGACCCATCATGCCCGGGGTGCTGATCTTAGAGAGCATGGCTCAGGTGGGGGCGACTATGATGATGAATATGGAAAAATTTCGGGACTGTGTTCCCTATTTTGCTTCGGTTAACAAGGTACGTTTCCGCAAGCCGGTCCAGCCAGGCGATCAGCTGGTGATGGAAGTAACCTTGCTTAAGATGAAAGGCGGCGTTGGAAAGTTAAAAGGTGTAGCCAAAGTGGATGGTATGGTGGTTGCAGAAGGCGAGATCGGTTTTTCTTTGGTCCGAAAAGAAGCAAAGGGGGATATCAATTGA
- a CDS encoding beta-ketoacyl-ACP synthase III gives MRNRWIKVLGTGSSVPDTVLTNGDLEKMVDTSDEWITTRTGIKERRIAGPQETTGTFALRASQLALQEAGIAPEELDLIVVATVTPDMLFPATACLVQKELGAKKACGFDLEAGCTGFVYALAIVEKYLLAGGGKKALVIGAETLSKIVDWQDRATCVLFGDGAGAVVLGVTDEPGILATYLGCDGNGGSLLELPAGCSRFPASFDTVKNRLHYIKMNGNEVFKFAVRVMEEASLEVARRAGVSTQDVDLFIPHQANIRIINSAAKRLEIPEERIFVNVHKYGNTSSASIPLALDEAYREGRIQEGNLLLLVGFGAGLTWGSALIRW, from the coding sequence TTGAGGAATCGATGGATCAAGGTTTTGGGAACTGGCTCAAGTGTTCCAGATACAGTTCTGACCAATGGCGATTTGGAGAAAATGGTGGATACAAGTGACGAGTGGATTACCACCCGAACTGGGATCAAGGAAAGGAGAATTGCTGGACCTCAGGAAACTACGGGGACTTTTGCGTTGCGGGCTTCGCAACTTGCGCTCCAGGAAGCAGGTATTGCTCCGGAAGAACTCGATCTCATCGTGGTGGCGACCGTCACGCCGGATATGCTTTTTCCAGCCACGGCGTGTCTAGTGCAAAAAGAATTGGGAGCAAAAAAAGCCTGCGGATTTGACCTTGAAGCAGGATGTACCGGTTTTGTCTATGCACTGGCTATAGTGGAGAAATATCTCCTGGCTGGGGGGGGAAAGAAAGCGCTGGTTATCGGTGCAGAAACTCTTTCCAAAATTGTAGACTGGCAGGACCGAGCAACCTGTGTGCTATTTGGTGACGGGGCTGGAGCAGTGGTTCTGGGAGTGACTGATGAACCGGGGATCCTCGCTACCTATCTTGGTTGTGACGGCAATGGTGGATCGCTTCTTGAGCTTCCTGCTGGATGTTCTCGTTTTCCAGCTTCTTTTGATACAGTCAAGAACCGCCTCCACTATATTAAAATGAATGGAAATGAAGTTTTTAAGTTTGCCGTGCGGGTAATGGAAGAAGCTTCCTTGGAAGTGGCACGAAGAGCTGGCGTTTCGACGCAGGACGTTGATTTATTTATTCCCCACCAGGCGAATATCCGGATTATCAACTCTGCAGCCAAACGATTAGAAATTCCGGAAGAGAGGATTTTTGTCAACGTCCACAAGTATGGGAATACGTCTTCGGCCTCGATTCCGCTGGCCCTGGATGAAGCGTATCGAGAGGGGCGCATTCAGGAGGGAAACTTGCTCCTTCTCGTTGGTTTTGGAGCTGGCTTGACCTGGGGTTCAGCACTCATTCGATGGTAA
- the fabF gene encoding beta-ketoacyl-ACP synthase II, whose product MMRKVVVTGIGVISPVGIGKEEFWKSLIEGKSGIDSIRSFDTEGLDSKIAGEVRNFDPEQFLPRKEVRRMDRFSQLAVCASLMAINDAGWDAEGIPRERAGVILGSGIGGIQTFEEQHQVLLSKGPQKISALFIPMMIVNMGAANVAIRLGLKGPSSCVSTACEASTHALGEALRMIQRGDADFMIAVGAEASITPLALAGFCAMKALSTRNEEPSRASRPFDKNRDGFVMAEGACALVLEEEKMALERGARIYAELKGYGSTCDAYHITAPDPEGEGAARSMYLAIRDAGLTIGDIDYINAHGTSTPLNDRVETLAIKKVFGERAYQIKISSTKSMTGHLLGAAGALEGAATVLSLYHGMIHPTINLDEPDPECDLDYTPHRSCSFPLRNALSNSFGFGGHNGTLVFGRYEE is encoded by the coding sequence TTGATGCGTAAAGTTGTGGTAACCGGTATCGGGGTTATAAGCCCCGTTGGTATCGGGAAGGAAGAGTTCTGGAAATCATTGATAGAGGGCAAATCGGGGATTGATTCCATTCGGAGTTTCGATACCGAAGGCTTGGATAGTAAAATTGCTGGAGAGGTACGAAATTTTGACCCGGAACAATTTTTGCCCCGGAAAGAGGTCCGACGCATGGACCGTTTTTCGCAACTGGCGGTATGCGCTTCACTCATGGCGATTAACGATGCTGGATGGGATGCGGAGGGTATTCCTCGAGAACGGGCGGGTGTCATTCTGGGATCTGGTATCGGGGGAATTCAGACTTTTGAGGAACAGCACCAGGTTCTTTTGAGTAAAGGTCCGCAAAAAATCAGTGCCCTTTTTATTCCCATGATGATTGTCAATATGGGAGCAGCGAATGTAGCCATTCGCCTGGGACTAAAGGGCCCCAGTAGCTGTGTTTCAACGGCTTGTGAAGCATCGACCCACGCCCTGGGGGAAGCGTTGCGCATGATTCAGCGGGGTGATGCCGATTTTATGATCGCGGTCGGGGCCGAGGCTTCCATCACCCCCCTGGCCCTGGCTGGATTCTGTGCCATGAAAGCCCTCTCAACGCGAAATGAAGAGCCGTCCAGAGCTTCCCGCCCTTTTGATAAAAACCGGGATGGATTTGTGATGGCCGAGGGCGCCTGTGCTCTGGTATTAGAGGAGGAAAAGATGGCCCTTGAACGAGGAGCCCGGATTTATGCCGAACTCAAAGGCTACGGTTCCACCTGTGATGCCTACCATATTACAGCACCCGACCCGGAAGGGGAAGGTGCGGCTCGTTCCATGTATCTTGCCATTCGTGATGCTGGATTGACCATTGGAGATATCGACTATATCAACGCTCATGGTACATCCACGCCCTTAAATGACAGAGTGGAAACTCTGGCGATTAAAAAGGTTTTTGGTGAGCGAGCTTATCAGATAAAAATCAGTTCCACCAAATCCATGACTGGACATCTTCTGGGTGCTGCCGGGGCTCTGGAGGGTGCTGCAACTGTGCTCTCCCTTTATCATGGGATGATTCATCCCACCATCAATCTTGATGAACCAGATCCAGAGTGCGATCTTGATTACACACCCCATAGATCGTGTTCATTTCCCCTCCGAAATGCTCTTTCGAATTCTTTTGGCTTTGGGGGACACAATGGGACGCTGGTATTTGGACGATACGAGGAGTGA
- the plsY gene encoding glycerol-3-phosphate 1-O-acyltransferase PlsY, translated as MNYWVLPLNYFLGSLPCGLLVAFLAKGVDIRKYGSGNVGATNVSRVAGFLPALIAGIGDALKGFVGAYLAVHFLVHPLLSFVGIFLVVAGHDWSLFLRFRGGKGVATTLGILFYLSWQAAFLCFLVWVLVVLFTRYSSLGSLSGALAMPVLLFLFRRPWWFVGWGIFAAGIVFWKHKENISRLLNGKELKIGQKGREEHGKRDGNRWKEL; from the coding sequence GTGAATTATTGGGTATTGCCACTCAATTATTTTTTGGGTTCCCTTCCTTGCGGGCTTCTGGTTGCGTTCCTGGCAAAGGGCGTGGATATTCGAAAGTATGGAAGCGGTAATGTGGGAGCGACCAATGTTTCCCGAGTGGCGGGTTTTTTACCAGCCCTAATCGCCGGTATTGGTGACGCCCTCAAGGGGTTTGTGGGAGCGTATTTAGCCGTCCATTTTCTTGTGCACCCTCTTCTTTCTTTCGTTGGAATTTTCCTCGTGGTAGCCGGTCATGACTGGTCCTTGTTTTTACGTTTTCGTGGTGGGAAGGGCGTGGCAACCACTCTGGGGATTCTCTTTTACCTTTCCTGGCAGGCAGCATTTTTATGTTTCCTGGTCTGGGTTCTGGTAGTGCTCTTCACCCGTTACTCTTCTCTGGGTTCTCTTTCCGGGGCACTGGCGATGCCAGTTTTACTTTTCTTATTTCGAAGGCCATGGTGGTTTGTAGGCTGGGGAATATTCGCCGCGGGTATCGTGTTCTGGAAGCACAAAGAAAACATATCGAGGCTCCTTAACGGAAAAGAGCTCAAGATTGGTCAGAAAGGACGTGAAGAACATGGCAAACGTGATGGAAATCGATGGAAGGAACTTTGA
- the trxA gene encoding thioredoxin produces the protein MANVMEIDGRNFDDEVLKSEVPVLVDFWASWCMPCKMMAPIVEEIAQSFTETVKVVKINTDHVPEVASRYGIHAIPTLIIFHQGKEVGRIVGYVPKKTIEDKLRPLIQ, from the coding sequence ATGGCAAACGTGATGGAAATCGATGGAAGGAACTTTGACGACGAGGTGCTCAAGTCGGAAGTACCGGTTCTAGTGGATTTCTGGGCTTCCTGGTGCATGCCCTGTAAAATGATGGCTCCCATTGTGGAAGAAATCGCCCAGAGCTTCACCGAAACGGTTAAGGTGGTCAAAATTAACACGGATCATGTTCCGGAAGTAGCCAGCCGCTATGGTATTCATGCCATTCCCACCCTTATTATCTTTCATCAGGGAAAAGAGGTTGGCCGGATCGTCGGGTATGTGCCTAAAAAAACCATCGAAGATAAGCTTCGACCACTCATTCAGTAG
- a CDS encoding polysaccharide deacetylase family protein — MAGSSGMCLKKPSKISFDHSFSRFIVSFFVVALLLFPGYGETIEIEEAVFGLNQVRYLGGNQEARDKVALTFDDAPNGATKEILGILKEQKVRATFFLIGSQVKKYPDIAQAIVRGGHEIGNHSYSHRLDESFTLEDILDDLKRAEDIIRDVTGSLPAYFRPPRGFTNGEIKEACGRMGYTIVMWWVDSRDWQLGGQEILDRVYSHLRPGGIVLLHSVPQTVRILPQMIQGLKERGYTLVTVSELLEG; from the coding sequence TTGGCCGGATCGTCGGGTATGTGCCTAAAAAAACCATCGAAGATAAGCTTCGACCACTCATTCAGTAGATTCATTGTTTCTTTTTTCGTCGTCGCGCTTCTCCTTTTTCCTGGGTATGGTGAAACAATCGAAATTGAAGAAGCCGTTTTTGGGTTGAATCAGGTTCGTTATTTGGGTGGGAATCAGGAAGCGAGAGATAAGGTCGCTCTGACCTTCGACGATGCACCAAACGGTGCGACAAAAGAAATACTCGGTATTTTGAAGGAACAGAAGGTCAGAGCAACGTTCTTCCTGATCGGCTCCCAGGTAAAAAAATACCCTGATATTGCTCAGGCCATTGTCAGAGGCGGGCATGAAATTGGGAACCATTCTTATTCGCATCGGCTTGATGAGAGTTTTACTCTGGAAGATATTCTTGACGATCTCAAGCGGGCTGAGGATATTATCAGGGACGTTACAGGGTCTCTTCCTGCCTATTTCCGTCCCCCTCGTGGTTTTACCAATGGGGAAATTAAAGAGGCCTGTGGAAGAATGGGATATACCATCGTCATGTGGTGGGTTGATTCCCGGGACTGGCAACTTGGAGGCCAGGAAATTCTTGACAGAGTTTATTCCCACCTTCGACCGGGAGGAATTGTTCTCTTACACAGCGTTCCTCAAACGGTACGGATTTTGCCCCAGATGATTCAGGGACTTAAGGAAAGGGGGTATACGCTGGTGACCGTTTCGGAGCTGCTGGAGGGATGA
- a CDS encoding Clp1/GlmU family protein, producing MRDLSWPDEWKFLATGFSSFRGTIMVLAPLDRGKSTLIRLLYVFFLREGRRVGWVDSDLGQSTVGPPTTIGLVISRGKEATPEERLFTPYFRFIGDTTPEHEIVATACYAAELARLASARCDVVLFDTCGLFSYPSGYFLKMLKIRLTEPEVVLAVGEKEEFLLWQRFLRERLLVLPLPKEVAAKQYEFRRGYRQQLFNRYFTQKRMLTLPLEALRFSLPYYPYFFESILRQEKNEVFFLTRGEKLVFSEDGNFLVMEKRGQRIPVLGMLCGIFSKEGKELGLGIIHSVNLEKETVTVWGVCINPGKPGALVPGCLRLNEHGEEKGRYLLFSSPLRLERW from the coding sequence ATGAGGGATCTTTCCTGGCCTGATGAATGGAAATTTCTTGCTACCGGATTTTCCAGTTTTCGGGGTACCATCATGGTCCTTGCTCCTCTGGATCGGGGGAAGAGCACCTTGATTCGTCTGCTCTACGTGTTTTTTCTTCGTGAAGGGCGGAGGGTAGGGTGGGTTGACTCGGATCTGGGCCAATCGACGGTTGGTCCGCCAACCACGATTGGTTTAGTAATCAGTCGAGGAAAAGAGGCGACGCCTGAGGAGCGCCTATTTACTCCATACTTTCGTTTCATCGGTGATACCACTCCGGAACATGAAATTGTGGCTACGGCCTGTTATGCAGCTGAGCTGGCTCGTTTGGCTTCAGCCCGGTGTGATGTGGTCCTTTTTGATACCTGTGGTCTTTTTTCCTATCCTTCTGGGTACTTCCTCAAGATGTTGAAAATCCGGCTCACTGAACCGGAAGTGGTACTTGCCGTTGGAGAAAAAGAGGAATTCCTGTTGTGGCAACGTTTTTTGCGCGAGCGGTTACTGGTTCTCCCTTTACCGAAAGAGGTAGCTGCAAAACAATATGAGTTTCGCCGGGGATATCGCCAGCAGCTTTTTAACCGCTATTTTACTCAAAAAAGGATGCTCACCCTGCCCCTTGAAGCGTTGCGGTTTTCTCTGCCCTATTATCCATATTTCTTTGAGTCGATACTTCGGCAAGAAAAAAATGAGGTATTCTTTCTGACCCGAGGAGAAAAGCTGGTCTTCTCAGAAGACGGGAACTTCCTTGTTATGGAAAAAAGGGGTCAACGGATTCCCGTTCTGGGAATGCTGTGTGGAATCTTTTCAAAAGAGGGGAAAGAGCTGGGTCTGGGTATAATTCACAGTGTTAATCTTGAGAAGGAGACGGTCACGGTATGGGGGGTGTGCATTAATCCCGGAAAACCAGGTGCACTGGTTCCTGGTTGTTTGAGACTCAATGAACATGGGGAGGAGAAAGGGCGATATCTTCTTTTTTCCTCCCCACTACGGTTAGAGCGATGGTAA
- a CDS encoding LemA family protein, with amino-acid sequence MGWLILVIVIIVGLYLISLYNRLVTFRNRVDNAWAQVDVQLRRRYDLIPNLVETVKGYAAHEKEVFETVARARQMAISAQGPQEKGAAENQLTQALRQLFAVAEAYPMLRASENFQSLQGELSETENKIAYARQFYNDTVYRYNTTIEKFPANLFASSFGFTKREYFTVEGEGREPVRVQFS; translated from the coding sequence ATGGGTTGGCTCATTCTGGTTATTGTAATCATCGTGGGTTTGTATTTGATTTCACTGTATAATCGTCTGGTGACGTTTCGGAATCGGGTTGATAATGCCTGGGCTCAAGTGGACGTCCAGTTACGGCGGCGCTATGATCTCATTCCCAATCTCGTGGAAACGGTGAAGGGTTATGCAGCTCATGAAAAGGAGGTATTCGAAACCGTAGCCCGGGCGCGTCAGATGGCTATCAGTGCTCAGGGACCGCAGGAAAAAGGAGCGGCCGAAAACCAGCTTACTCAGGCATTGCGACAGCTTTTTGCGGTAGCCGAGGCCTATCCAATGCTGCGTGCCAGCGAAAACTTCCAGAGTCTCCAGGGGGAACTTTCCGAAACCGAAAACAAAATTGCCTACGCTCGACAATTCTATAATGACACGGTTTACCGGTACAATACTACCATTGAAAAGTTCCCGGCAAATCTTTTTGCTTCCTCTTTTGGCTTTACCAAAAGGGAATACTTTACTGTGGAAGGCGAAGGACGGGAGCCAGTGCGGGTACAATTCTCGTAA
- a CDS encoding sugar ABC transporter substrate-binding protein, whose amino-acid sequence MLKRLVTFALVLFLGVVITSVVEARSAAEIAIEEAKKYIGQTLTVTWESGLQAQGIRAILPEWEEKTGVKINLVELSFWDLHDKVIMEHLAGTGAYDALAISYAFMGDFVSGGVVEPIDKWVTQYMPPEALEDINPDFKRAFQYYGDTMYALTADGDVLILYYRKDLFEDENNKLEFQAKYGYELSPPKTWQEFYDIAKFFTEKYAPEIYGAAVQRGMQSYSWFTGQFVAQGGQFFDPETMEPRINGEIGVKVLRDMLQQNTVMPPGIIKWGFMEVLAAWLDGKVAMIITWPPIGRWSEGYGTRTKQLDWVPPSKVVGKVGYAPMPNNRSTLAAGFSVGVASQSKKKDLAYFFAQWLTSPEVSLQVTMLPFTLVDPFRLSHYRSPMYRNAWDNAGAYLDTLYEAAKGGVLELNIPGAREYFAVLEQAITACFATEDPQEPLNKAAQEWERITDRIGRENQKKAYQAYLALQQSVWEGR is encoded by the coding sequence ATGTTGAAACGCCTTGTTACTTTCGCTTTAGTTCTTTTTTTGGGTGTTGTGATTACCAGCGTTGTGGAAGCTCGTTCGGCAGCAGAAATCGCCATCGAAGAAGCCAAGAAATATATCGGTCAAACTTTAACTGTCACCTGGGAATCAGGATTGCAAGCTCAGGGAATTCGAGCCATTTTGCCAGAATGGGAAGAAAAGACTGGGGTCAAAATTAACTTAGTGGAGTTATCCTTCTGGGACCTCCACGACAAAGTGATTATGGAACACCTTGCCGGAACTGGTGCGTATGATGCTCTGGCGATTTCTTATGCTTTTATGGGTGATTTTGTGAGTGGAGGAGTGGTAGAGCCAATTGATAAGTGGGTTACGCAATACATGCCACCTGAAGCCCTTGAGGATATCAATCCCGATTTCAAGCGCGCTTTTCAATACTATGGCGATACCATGTATGCGTTAACTGCAGATGGTGATGTTCTCATCCTCTACTATCGTAAAGACCTCTTTGAGGATGAAAACAACAAACTTGAATTCCAGGCAAAATACGGATATGAGTTGTCCCCACCAAAAACTTGGCAAGAGTTTTACGATATAGCCAAGTTCTTCACTGAAAAGTATGCTCCAGAAATATATGGTGCAGCCGTTCAAAGAGGCATGCAATCGTATAGCTGGTTCACCGGTCAATTCGTTGCTCAGGGGGGTCAGTTCTTCGATCCAGAAACGATGGAACCGCGCATTAACGGAGAGATCGGGGTAAAAGTCTTACGAGATATGCTCCAACAAAATACAGTCATGCCTCCAGGGATTATTAAGTGGGGGTTCATGGAAGTTCTGGCTGCGTGGTTAGATGGAAAGGTTGCCATGATCATCACCTGGCCTCCCATTGGTCGTTGGTCGGAAGGGTATGGCACAAGGACAAAACAGCTGGACTGGGTACCACCGAGCAAAGTGGTGGGAAAGGTCGGGTACGCGCCAATGCCCAACAATCGTTCCACGTTGGCTGCTGGTTTCTCGGTGGGCGTGGCTTCACAGAGCAAAAAGAAAGACCTTGCCTACTTTTTTGCCCAGTGGCTTACCAGCCCTGAAGTGAGTCTGCAGGTCACCATGCTCCCCTTTACCCTGGTTGATCCGTTCCGTCTTAGCCATTATCGTTCACCGATGTACCGCAATGCGTGGGACAACGCTGGGGCATACCTCGATACGCTGTACGAAGCAGCGAAAGGAGGGGTTCTCGAATTGAACATCCCCGGAGCGCGAGAGTACTTTGCGGTTCTGGAACAAGCGATTACGGCCTGTTTTGCCACTGAGGACCCCCAGGAACCCCTCAATAAGGCTGCTCAGGAATGGGAGCGCATTACAGACCGTATCGGGAGAGAGAATCAGAAGAAGGCTTACCAGGCGTACTTAGCGTTGCAACAGAGCGTATGGGAAGGGCGATGA
- a CDS encoding TIM barrel protein — MNSWKAASGACRLLKGDIRMWGLSTFTYPWAFGISGYFPPKPLLPEELFKRAHNFGAQVVQIGHNVPLHTLTEEKLQEIKGLAQRYNVVLEIGTLSIREPHLLTCLRIAEQLEARFVRTLLDAPDDSPSLGEAEREIRSVLPHFAAKNIYLVLENYERRRSEELLFLFRTVNHPYLRFCFDTANSLGAFENPRDVLRAMVSYTMNVHLKEVVSFRPPYQLGFIVEGRPLGKGALGIEWVFEMLEGRHDVSYIIELLTPWQNSIESTIAREAEWAEESARFLKEFLGRKGIS, encoded by the coding sequence ATGAATTCCTGGAAGGCGGCAAGCGGCGCTTGCCGCCTTCTAAAAGGGGATATCCGTATGTGGGGGCTTAGTACTTTTACTTATCCCTGGGCTTTTGGGATCAGTGGGTATTTTCCGCCAAAGCCTTTACTTCCTGAAGAACTTTTTAAGCGGGCTCACAATTTTGGTGCTCAGGTGGTACAGATAGGTCACAACGTTCCCCTCCATACCCTTACCGAAGAAAAGCTCCAGGAAATAAAGGGTCTGGCCCAGAGGTATAACGTAGTCCTCGAAATTGGCACCCTAAGCATCCGGGAACCGCATCTTCTTACCTGTCTTCGCATCGCTGAACAACTCGAAGCTCGTTTCGTGCGAACGCTTCTTGACGCACCGGATGACTCTCCATCGCTTGGGGAAGCAGAACGGGAAATACGCTCGGTCCTGCCACATTTTGCAGCGAAAAACATTTACCTTGTGCTGGAAAACTACGAGCGACGAAGAAGCGAAGAACTCCTTTTCCTTTTTCGGACAGTCAATCATCCTTACCTTCGATTTTGTTTTGACACCGCCAACTCTTTGGGGGCTTTCGAAAATCCGCGAGATGTCCTTCGTGCCATGGTATCCTACACCATGAACGTCCACCTCAAAGAAGTGGTTTCGTTCCGACCTCCCTACCAGCTTGGTTTTATTGTTGAAGGAAGACCTTTGGGTAAAGGTGCGCTGGGCATAGAATGGGTTTTCGAGATGCTGGAGGGCCGGCACGATGTGAGTTATATTATCGAATTGCTGACTCCTTGGCAAAATTCCATAGAGAGTACGATTGCCAGAGAAGCAGAGTGGGCAGAGGAAAGTGCTCGATTCCTGAAAGAATTTTTAGGAAGGAAAGGAATATCCTAA
- a CDS encoding phosphogluconate dehydrogenase C-terminal domain-containing protein — protein MEKVQSITILGAAGKMGKRIVEKLQPQGYTLFYCEKGERGLAALREQGLKPSSPEEAIPESDLVIMAVPDRVLEAVSQEIVPLMRRDSIMVCLDATVPYFGKIARREDCTFVATHPCHPPLFAEEETEAARRDFFGGIAKQDIVIALISGTEENLQAAQKVCEEMFTPVRKTYRITLEQMALLEPGIAEVVAVPAVVLVKEALEEVVKRGLPYEAALAFMLGHLRIDLAVVFGGANIEFSDACKVALKHGYEALIRPDWRKVLDKENLQAIAREMIEKS, from the coding sequence ATGGAAAAGGTGCAAAGTATCACCATCCTCGGTGCAGCTGGAAAGATGGGCAAAAGAATTGTGGAAAAACTTCAACCCCAGGGATACACACTCTTCTACTGTGAGAAGGGTGAACGGGGTCTGGCTGCTCTTCGCGAACAGGGTTTAAAACCTTCTTCTCCAGAAGAGGCCATTCCAGAAAGTGACCTGGTAATCATGGCGGTTCCGGACCGAGTTTTGGAAGCAGTTTCCCAGGAAATTGTCCCCTTGATGAGGCGAGATAGCATTATGGTTTGTCTTGATGCTACAGTTCCCTATTTTGGGAAAATTGCAAGGCGCGAGGATTGCACTTTTGTTGCTACCCATCCCTGCCATCCCCCACTGTTTGCAGAAGAAGAAACCGAAGCTGCACGGAGAGACTTTTTTGGAGGAATCGCAAAGCAGGACATTGTCATTGCCCTAATCAGTGGTACAGAGGAAAATCTCCAGGCAGCACAAAAAGTGTGCGAAGAAATGTTTACCCCAGTGCGCAAGACCTACCGGATTACCTTGGAACAAATGGCACTGCTTGAGCCAGGAATAGCGGAAGTCGTTGCCGTACCTGCGGTGGTCCTAGTGAAGGAAGCCCTGGAAGAGGTGGTGAAAAGAGGTCTACCCTATGAAGCAGCCCTCGCTTTTATGCTTGGGCACCTGCGGATTGACTTGGCGGTGGTTTTCGGTGGGGCGAATATTGAATTCTCAGATGCGTGTAAGGTGGCGCTTAAGCATGGGTATGAAGCCCTCATTCGACCAGACTGGCGGAAGGTTTTGGATAAAGAAAACTTGCAGGCGATTGCTCGGGAAATGATTGAAAAAAGTTAA
- a CDS encoding sugar ABC transporter permease encodes MYSRQYRSFALVLIAPSFLVILAVVIFPLIYSLSLSFLHWDALFPGRQFIGVRNFIQAFQDRRFLFSFLHTGVLLITIVSLEFFIGFIIALALLQEFYLHKVVAALFILPVTVIPTVAGFMWKLIFDAQYGPLNHVLSILLRRDIQYTWLAQTFTAYLSIIITDVWQWTPFMILVLLAGLVSLQSEALEAAEIDGVSGWQKIRFIIIPMLQRVATVAVLLRSLDALKLFDVVFAMTQGGPGTSTETLSYYIYRNGFEYFRMGYTASLSYIVLAVVSIVVMLLFGRLEEQ; translated from the coding sequence ATGTATTCCCGGCAATACCGGTCTTTCGCCCTGGTCCTTATTGCTCCTTCTTTCCTGGTCATTTTAGCTGTGGTCATATTTCCTCTTATCTACTCCCTGTCTTTAAGTTTCCTGCACTGGGACGCACTTTTCCCCGGACGGCAATTTATAGGGGTTAGGAACTTCATCCAGGCCTTCCAGGATAGACGTTTCCTTTTTTCTTTCTTACACACTGGTGTTCTTCTTATTACGATTGTGAGCCTCGAGTTCTTTATAGGTTTTATCATTGCTTTAGCCTTGCTCCAGGAATTTTATCTCCATAAGGTTGTTGCAGCGTTGTTCATTCTCCCTGTCACCGTGATTCCCACAGTGGCAGGATTCATGTGGAAACTCATTTTTGATGCTCAATACGGACCGCTGAATCATGTTCTGAGTATTCTCCTGCGGAGGGACATCCAGTACACCTGGCTTGCTCAAACTTTCACCGCTTACCTGAGCATCATCATTACCGATGTATGGCAGTGGACGCCCTTCATGATTTTGGTGCTTTTGGCTGGCCTGGTGTCTCTACAGAGCGAAGCGCTTGAAGCAGCGGAAATAGACGGTGTTTCCGGATGGCAAAAGATACGTTTTATCATTATCCCCATGCTGCAACGGGTAGCCACCGTGGCGGTACTGCTTCGCAGTTTGGATGCACTGAAACTCTTTGATGTTGTCTTTGCCATGACTCAGGGAGGTCCTGGCACTTCTACAGAAACGTTAAGTTACTACATCTACCGTAATGGTTTTGAGTACTTTCGTATGGGGTACACCGCTTCGCTTTCCTATATCGTCCTTGCGGTTGTCTCAATCGTGGTTATGTTACTTTTTGGGCGCTTGGAGGAACAATAA